Proteins encoded in a region of the Hydrogenimonas thermophila genome:
- a CDS encoding phytanoyl-CoA dioxygenase family protein — MKDYYPTRMEKEDILDRVDPVIYGKPVGEYSLKPEEASFYEQNGFIIFPNFFSEEEVNEFNNALFSLKNAPELKEKEEYITEPDSDEVRTIFSQHLFHPIFNKLMKDRRIVDKIEHILGSNAYIHHSRINIKPAYKGKSFPWHSDFETWHAEDGLPRCRVLTAWIMLTDNTHYNGPLYLIPGSHKKFVSCAGKTPKDNYKQSLKKQEYGVPSLKAIKHLSKNTELVAALGKKGTLVFHDGNIMHGSPDNISPYDRTNAFFVYNSVENTPVEPFAAKHKRAPFLSLDDYTPL; from the coding sequence ATGAAAGACTACTATCCAACTAGAATGGAGAAAGAGGATATTTTAGATAGAGTAGATCCAGTTATTTATGGAAAACCAGTAGGTGAATATTCATTAAAGCCAGAAGAGGCTTCTTTTTATGAACAAAATGGTTTTATTATCTTTCCAAACTTTTTTTCAGAAGAGGAAGTTAATGAATTTAATAATGCTTTGTTTAGTTTAAAAAATGCTCCAGAATTAAAAGAAAAAGAAGAGTATATAACTGAACCAGATAGTGATGAAGTAAGAACAATATTTTCTCAACATCTATTTCATCCTATATTTAATAAATTAATGAAAGACAGGAGAATAGTTGATAAAATAGAGCATATACTAGGTTCAAATGCTTATATTCATCATAGTCGCATTAATATAAAACCAGCATATAAAGGAAAATCTTTTCCTTGGCATTCAGACTTTGAAACTTGGCATGCAGAAGATGGTTTACCTCGTTGCCGTGTTTTAACTGCATGGATTATGCTAACTGATAACACGCACTACAACGGACCATTATACTTAATTCCGGGGAGTCATAAAAAATTTGTTTCATGTGCTGGTAAAACTCCTAAAGACAATTACAAACAATCTCTTAAAAAGCAAGAATATGGCGTACCAAGTTTAAAAGCAATAAAGCACTTAAGTAAAAATACTGAACTTGTTGCTGCTCTTGGTAAAAAAGGAACTTTAGTCTTTCATGATGGAAATATTATGCATGGTTCACCTGACAATATATCTCCTTATGACAGAACTAATGCTTTTTTTGTCTATAATAGTGTAGAAAACACTCCTGTTGAACCATTTGCTGCAAAACATAAAAGAGCACCTTTTTTATCTCTTGACGACTATACTCCTTTGTAG